One region of Caldimonas thermodepolymerans genomic DNA includes:
- a CDS encoding sigma-54-dependent transcriptional regulator translates to MHSVLVVDDERLSVEAIRRTLDDEFEVHVACSADEAMQVLHDRQAATGSDVPVDVILCDQRMPGTTGIQFLKQVRQLWPEIARIVISGHTDAEDIIAGINEAGIYQYVLKPWLPDQLREVVASAAEARRLQHDVRRIELEMRAGTGVLRQRVRARQEQVVLHHEFSRLVRAPGSPLDEVCRMAQKVARHDLPVLIQGESGTGKELLARAIHYSSPRASAAFVQENCAAVPDTLLESELFGHKRGAFTGAYQDHVGLFQRANGGTIFLDEIGDTSPTFQVKLLRVLQEGEVRPVGATQAVAVDVRVIAATHRDLEAEVRAGRFREDLYYRLAGVSLALPPLRERPMDLKLLAETLLRQASEDLSKPCEGFTDEALACLVDYPWPGNIRELRNEIYRALALSDEPVIGASVLSPRVLRGRSGAELNGHGTQPVRLPETGSLQERLDALEAAILKETLLRLRWNKTHAARELGLSRVGLRQKLVRLGLEEK, encoded by the coding sequence ATGCACAGCGTCCTCGTTGTAGACGACGAACGCCTGTCCGTCGAGGCCATCCGCCGCACCCTCGACGACGAGTTCGAAGTGCATGTCGCCTGCTCCGCCGACGAGGCGATGCAGGTGCTGCACGACCGCCAGGCGGCCACCGGCAGCGACGTGCCCGTCGACGTGATCCTGTGCGACCAGCGCATGCCGGGCACCACGGGCATCCAGTTCCTCAAGCAGGTGCGCCAGCTCTGGCCCGAGATCGCCCGCATCGTGATCTCCGGGCACACCGATGCCGAGGACATCATCGCCGGCATCAACGAGGCGGGCATCTACCAGTACGTGCTCAAGCCCTGGCTGCCCGACCAGCTGCGCGAGGTGGTCGCCAGCGCCGCCGAGGCACGCCGCCTGCAGCACGACGTGCGCCGCATCGAGCTGGAGATGCGTGCCGGCACCGGCGTGCTGCGCCAGCGCGTGCGCGCACGGCAGGAGCAGGTGGTGCTGCACCACGAGTTCTCGCGCCTGGTGCGCGCGCCGGGCAGCCCGCTGGACGAGGTCTGCCGCATGGCGCAGAAGGTCGCGCGCCACGACCTGCCGGTGCTGATCCAGGGCGAGTCCGGCACCGGCAAGGAGCTGCTCGCGCGCGCCATCCACTACAGCAGCCCGCGCGCCTCGGCCGCCTTCGTGCAGGAGAACTGCGCCGCGGTGCCCGACACGCTGCTCGAGTCCGAGCTGTTCGGCCACAAGCGCGGCGCCTTCACCGGCGCCTACCAGGACCACGTCGGCCTGTTCCAGCGCGCCAACGGCGGCACGATCTTCCTCGACGAGATCGGCGACACCTCGCCCACCTTCCAGGTCAAGCTGCTGCGCGTGTTGCAGGAAGGCGAGGTGCGGCCGGTGGGCGCCACGCAGGCGGTGGCGGTGGACGTGCGCGTGATCGCCGCGACCCACCGCGACCTGGAGGCCGAGGTGCGCGCCGGCCGCTTCCGCGAGGACCTGTACTACCGCCTGGCCGGGGTATCGCTGGCGCTGCCGCCCCTGCGCGAGCGGCCGATGGACCTGAAGCTGCTCGCCGAGACCCTGCTGCGGCAGGCGAGCGAGGACCTCTCCAAGCCCTGCGAGGGCTTCACCGATGAGGCCCTCGCCTGCCTGGTGGACTACCCCTGGCCCGGCAACATCCGCGAGCTGCGCAACGAGATCTACCGCGCGCTCGCGCTCAGCGACGAGCCGGTGATCGGTGCCAGCGTGCTGTCGCCGCGCGTGCTGCGCGGGCGCTCGGGTGCCGAGCTCAACGGCCACGGCACGCAGCCGGTGCGCCTGCCCGAGACCGGCAGCCTGCAGGAGCGGCTCGACGCGCTCGAGGCCGCCATCCTCAAGGAGACCCTGCTGCGCCTGCGCTGGAACAAGACCCACGCGGCGCGCGAGCTGGGCCTGTCGCGCGTCGGCCTGCGCCAGAAGCTGGTGCGCCTGGGCCTCGAGGAGAAATGA
- a CDS encoding HupU protein, with protein sequence MTMAAPEPFNVLWLQSGGCGGCSMSLLCADTPDFDALLRDAGIRLLWHPALSEATGDALLALLDDCLAGRVRLDALCVEGSLLRGPHGSGRYHLLGGTDRPMLHWVQDLARVARYTVAVGTCATYGGITAGGPNPTDACGLQYEGAVRGGALGADYTSREGWPVINVAGCPTHPDWVIETLMSLAAGLWGPQALDALGRPRFYADHLVHHGCARNEFYEFKASAEKPSDLGCLMEHMGCKGTQAHGDCNMRLWNGTGSCTRGGYACISCTEPGFEAPGHPFHLTPKIAGIPIGLPTDMPKAWFVALASLSKSATPARVRQNAVADHQVVAPAIRKTTLK encoded by the coding sequence ATGACGATGGCCGCACCCGAGCCCTTCAACGTGCTGTGGCTGCAGTCGGGCGGCTGCGGCGGCTGCAGCATGTCGCTGCTGTGCGCCGACACGCCGGACTTCGACGCGCTGCTGCGCGATGCCGGCATCCGGCTGCTGTGGCACCCGGCGCTGTCCGAGGCCACCGGCGACGCGCTGCTCGCGCTGCTGGACGATTGCCTGGCCGGGCGCGTGCGGCTGGACGCGCTGTGCGTCGAGGGCTCGCTGCTGCGCGGCCCGCACGGCAGCGGCCGCTACCACCTGCTGGGCGGCACCGACCGGCCCATGCTGCACTGGGTGCAGGACCTGGCGCGCGTGGCACGCTACACCGTCGCGGTGGGCACCTGCGCCACCTACGGCGGCATCACCGCGGGCGGCCCCAACCCCACCGATGCCTGCGGCCTGCAGTACGAAGGCGCGGTGCGCGGCGGCGCGCTCGGGGCCGACTACACCTCGCGCGAGGGCTGGCCGGTCATCAACGTCGCCGGCTGCCCGACGCACCCCGACTGGGTGATCGAGACCCTGATGTCGCTGGCCGCGGGCCTGTGGGGGCCGCAGGCGCTGGACGCGCTCGGCCGGCCGCGCTTCTACGCCGACCACCTGGTGCACCACGGCTGCGCGCGCAACGAGTTCTACGAGTTCAAGGCCAGCGCCGAGAAGCCCTCGGACCTGGGCTGCCTGATGGAGCACATGGGCTGCAAGGGCACGCAGGCGCACGGCGACTGCAACATGCGGCTGTGGAACGGCACGGGCTCGTGCACGCGCGGCGGCTACGCCTGCATCAGCTGCACCGAGCCCGGCTTCGAGGCGCCCGGCCACCCCTTCCACCTGACGCCCAAGATCGCCGGCATCCCGATCGGGCTGCCGACCGACATGCCCAAGGCCTGGTTCGTCGCGCTCGCCTCGCTGTCCAAGTCCGCGACGCCGGCGCGCGTGCGCCAGAATGCGGTGGCCGACCACCAGGTGGTCGCACCGGCCATCCGCAAGACGACGCTGAAGTGA
- a CDS encoding nickel-dependent hydrogenase large subunit, whose translation MNDTPARRLVVGPFNRVEGDLEVRLDVAGGVVRRAEVNAPMYRGFEQMLPGRHPMDALVIVPRICGICSVSQSLAAARALAALAGAVPPPNGLHALNILGAVENVADHLTHFYVFFMPDFAREVYAKAPWHEAVRRRFAAQAGEGARAAIVARQRWFTIVGTLGGKWPHTQSVLPGGSSRAIDASERLRLLARVREFRQFLETQTFASPLEDVASLDSRAALDAWRARGGGDLRLFLDLVDALGLERLGPGPGRYLSYGAYPQPEGGHALAGGYWNGSAVEPVDLQRIREDVSHAWYAAMEPAHPSAGATLPQIDKPGAYSWAKAPRYGGEVLETGALARQVVAGHPLVRAEALRTGGNVYTRVLARLLEMARVVPMIEAWLQAIVPGEPFHAPGAATLPGDGQALGTNEAARGSLLHALAVRDGRITRYQIVAPTTWNFSPRDAAGVPGPLEAALAGTPVQPGEDTPVAVQHVVRSFDPCMVCTVH comes from the coding sequence GTGAACGACACCCCCGCCCGCCGCCTCGTCGTCGGCCCGTTCAACCGGGTCGAAGGCGACCTCGAAGTGCGCCTGGACGTGGCCGGCGGCGTGGTGCGCCGCGCCGAGGTCAACGCGCCGATGTACCGCGGCTTCGAGCAGATGCTGCCGGGACGCCACCCGATGGACGCGCTGGTGATCGTGCCGCGCATCTGCGGCATCTGCTCGGTGTCGCAGTCGCTTGCGGCCGCGCGCGCGCTGGCCGCGCTGGCGGGGGCGGTGCCGCCGCCCAACGGGCTGCACGCGCTGAACATCCTCGGCGCGGTCGAGAACGTGGCCGACCACCTGACGCACTTCTACGTCTTCTTCATGCCCGACTTCGCGCGCGAGGTCTACGCGAAGGCCCCCTGGCACGAGGCGGTGCGGCGGCGCTTCGCGGCGCAGGCGGGCGAGGGCGCGCGCGCGGCGATCGTGGCACGCCAGCGCTGGTTCACGATCGTCGGCACGCTGGGCGGCAAGTGGCCGCACACGCAGTCGGTGCTGCCGGGCGGCTCGTCGCGCGCGATCGACGCGTCCGAGCGGCTGCGGCTGCTGGCGCGCGTGCGCGAGTTCCGGCAGTTCCTCGAGACCCAGACCTTCGCCAGCCCGCTGGAGGACGTGGCCTCGCTGGACAGCCGTGCCGCGCTGGACGCCTGGCGCGCCCGCGGTGGCGGCGACCTGCGCCTGTTCCTCGACCTCGTCGATGCGCTCGGGCTGGAGCGGCTCGGCCCCGGGCCGGGGCGCTACCTGAGCTACGGCGCCTACCCGCAGCCCGAGGGCGGCCACGCGCTGGCCGGCGGCTACTGGAACGGCAGCGCGGTCGAGCCGGTGGACCTGCAGCGCATCCGCGAGGACGTCAGCCATGCCTGGTACGCGGCGATGGAGCCGGCGCACCCGAGCGCGGGCGCGACGCTGCCGCAGATCGACAAGCCCGGCGCCTACAGCTGGGCCAAGGCGCCGCGCTACGGGGGCGAGGTGCTCGAGACCGGCGCGCTGGCGCGCCAGGTGGTCGCGGGGCATCCGCTCGTGCGCGCCGAGGCGCTGCGCACGGGCGGCAACGTCTACACCCGCGTGCTCGCCCGCCTGCTCGAGATGGCGCGCGTGGTGCCGATGATCGAAGCCTGGCTGCAGGCCATCGTGCCCGGCGAGCCGTTCCACGCGCCCGGCGCCGCCACGCTGCCCGGCGACGGCCAGGCGCTCGGCACCAACGAAGCCGCGCGCGGCAGCCTGCTGCACGCGCTGGCGGTGCGCGACGGCCGCATCACCCGCTACCAGATCGTCGCCCCCACCACCTGGAACTTCTCGCCGCGCGACGCCGCTGGCGTGCCCGGGCCGCTGGAGGCGGCGCTGGCGGGCACGCCGGTGCAGCCCGGCGAGGACACGCCGGTCGCGGTGCAGCACGTGGTGCGCTCGTTCGACCCGTGCATGGTGTGCACCGTCCACTGA
- the nikR gene encoding nickel-responsive transcriptional regulator NikR, which produces MERFTISLDHELADEFDRLIARRGYANRSEAVRDLIRRELEADRLAQAQAPWCVATVSYVYNHHERSLAGRLAHLQHEHHDVAVATMHAHLDHEHCLETMMLKGPTAAVRACADALVAERGVRHGHVHLVPIEVEHGPHPHGHDHHGGPGHQHARPTT; this is translated from the coding sequence ATGGAACGCTTCACGATCTCCCTGGACCACGAACTGGCCGACGAATTCGACCGGCTCATCGCGCGCCGCGGCTATGCCAACCGCTCCGAGGCGGTGCGCGACCTGATCCGCCGCGAGCTGGAGGCCGACCGGCTCGCGCAGGCGCAGGCGCCCTGGTGCGTCGCCACGGTGAGCTACGTCTACAACCACCACGAGCGCAGCCTGGCCGGGCGGCTGGCGCACCTGCAGCACGAGCACCACGACGTCGCGGTGGCGACCATGCACGCGCACCTCGACCACGAGCACTGCCTGGAGACGATGATGCTCAAGGGGCCGACTGCCGCGGTGCGCGCCTGCGCCGACGCGCTGGTGGCCGAGCGCGGCGTGCGCCACGGGCACGTGCACCTGGTGCCGATCGAGGTCGAGCACGGGCCGCATCCGCACGGCCACGACCACCACGGTGGGCCGGGCCACCAGCACGCGCGGCCGACCACCTGA
- a CDS encoding ATP-binding protein, giving the protein MTRKTPPSLSLPDLPLPASGEGMDEAAWLEVIQKMDEVYSQLIQDEIELERKNAELEQSHQFIFSVLGAMSDLVVACSEAGEIQETNEALRTLCGKREEELIGRPVQELLAHPEAEADRVHEMMARAAAPGLPSDREPVELHLRDASGQAVPVEVRCSPRHDGAGVRLGHVFVGRPVGELRRAYQQLQEAHEALKRTQQQLLHSEKMASLGLLVAGVAHELNNPISFVLGNVHALKRYCERIAAYIDAVHAGQDARQLQALRQQLRIDHMLADMPSLIDGTIEGATRTAEIVNGLKRFSAVDREEFQPVELDAVVQRAIHWVGKGAAAANGFNVHWQGAPGVCVHGSAGQLLQVFMNLIQNAMDAVTTAGVPSPELRIEAQCSEDRVVLSFRDNGPGIPPDLVHRIFDPFFTTKPVGKGTGLGLSISYGIVERHGGRLTAHPRPDGAEFRVELPRLR; this is encoded by the coding sequence GTGACCCGCAAGACCCCGCCTTCGCTGTCGCTGCCCGACCTGCCCCTGCCCGCCTCCGGCGAGGGCATGGACGAGGCCGCCTGGCTGGAAGTCATCCAGAAGATGGATGAGGTGTACTCCCAGCTGATCCAGGACGAGATCGAGCTGGAGCGCAAGAACGCCGAGCTGGAGCAGTCGCACCAGTTCATCTTCAGCGTGCTGGGCGCGATGTCGGACCTGGTGGTGGCCTGCTCCGAGGCCGGCGAGATCCAGGAGACCAACGAGGCGCTGCGCACGCTGTGCGGCAAGCGCGAGGAGGAGCTGATCGGCCGCCCGGTGCAGGAGCTGCTGGCGCATCCCGAGGCGGAAGCCGACCGGGTGCACGAGATGATGGCGCGTGCCGCCGCCCCGGGGCTGCCGTCCGACCGCGAGCCGGTGGAGCTGCACCTGCGCGATGCCAGCGGCCAGGCCGTGCCGGTCGAGGTGCGCTGCTCGCCGCGGCACGACGGCGCCGGCGTGCGGCTCGGCCACGTGTTCGTCGGGCGGCCGGTGGGTGAGCTGCGCCGCGCCTACCAGCAGCTGCAGGAAGCGCACGAGGCGCTCAAGCGCACCCAGCAGCAGCTGCTGCATTCCGAGAAGATGGCCTCGCTCGGCCTGCTGGTGGCCGGCGTCGCGCACGAGCTGAACAACCCGATCAGCTTCGTGCTCGGCAACGTGCATGCGCTCAAGCGCTATTGCGAGCGCATCGCAGCCTACATCGACGCGGTGCATGCCGGGCAGGACGCGCGGCAGCTGCAGGCGCTGCGCCAGCAGCTGCGCATCGACCACATGCTGGCCGACATGCCCTCGCTGATCGACGGCACCATCGAAGGCGCGACGCGCACCGCCGAGATCGTCAACGGCCTGAAGCGCTTCTCGGCGGTGGACCGCGAGGAGTTCCAGCCGGTCGAGCTGGACGCGGTGGTGCAGCGCGCGATCCACTGGGTCGGCAAGGGCGCGGCCGCGGCCAACGGCTTCAACGTGCACTGGCAGGGCGCGCCGGGCGTGTGCGTGCATGGCTCGGCGGGGCAGCTGCTGCAGGTGTTCATGAACCTGATCCAGAACGCGATGGACGCGGTCACCACCGCGGGCGTGCCCTCGCCCGAGCTGCGCATCGAGGCGCAGTGCAGCGAGGACCGCGTGGTGCTGAGCTTCCGCGACAACGGCCCGGGCATCCCGCCCGACCTGGTGCACCGGATCTTCGACCCGTTCTTCACCACCAAGCCGGTCGGCAAGGGCACCGGGCTCGGGCTGTCGATCAGCTACGGCATCGTCGAGCGCCACGGCGGCCGGCTGACCGCGCACCCCCGCCCCGACGGCGCGGAGTTCCGCGTCGAGCTGCCGCGGCTGCGCTGA
- a CDS encoding energy-coupling factor ABC transporter ATP-binding protein encodes MNAAAAPVLLRVEALRFRHAPRRPLLEDVTLALHAGERLGLAGANGSGKSTLLQVLMGLLPAQDGTIELLGTRCRDERDFAPLRGRVGLLFQDSDDQLFCPTVEEDVAFGPLNQGLPAAQVREVVARTLARLGLEHLRERPIPHLSGGEKRLVALAGLLAMEPEVLLLDEPTTGLDERAQEHLAALLQALPQAMLVVSHDAAFLQAVTHRRLALRDGRLQPAPAPAARYSWTP; translated from the coding sequence ATGAACGCCGCAGCCGCGCCGGTGCTGCTGCGCGTCGAGGCGCTGCGCTTTCGCCACGCGCCGCGGCGCCCGCTGCTCGAGGACGTGACGCTGGCGCTGCACGCCGGCGAGCGCCTGGGCCTGGCCGGTGCCAACGGCAGCGGCAAGTCCACGCTGCTGCAGGTGCTGATGGGCCTGCTGCCCGCGCAGGACGGCACGATCGAGCTGCTGGGCACGCGCTGCCGCGACGAGCGCGACTTCGCGCCGCTGCGCGGGCGCGTCGGGCTGCTGTTCCAGGACAGCGACGACCAGCTGTTCTGCCCCACCGTCGAGGAGGACGTGGCGTTCGGTCCGCTCAACCAGGGGCTGCCGGCCGCGCAGGTGCGCGAGGTGGTCGCGCGCACGCTGGCGCGCCTGGGGCTGGAACACCTGCGCGAGCGCCCGATCCCGCACCTGTCGGGTGGCGAGAAGCGCCTGGTCGCGCTGGCCGGTCTGCTCGCGATGGAACCCGAGGTCCTGCTGCTCGACGAGCCGACCACCGGGCTGGACGAGCGCGCCCAGGAGCACCTCGCGGCGCTGCTGCAAGCGCTGCCGCAGGCCATGCTGGTGGTCTCGCACGATGCGGCCTTCCTGCAGGCCGTGACCCACCGGCGGCTGGCACTGCGCGACGGCAGGCTGCAGCCGGCGCCGGCTCCCGCCGCGCGCTATTCTTGGACGCCGTGA
- a CDS encoding energy-coupling factor transporter transmembrane component T family protein, which produces MSRAAAFLHRLDPRVRLLALLAASLWTARAPGVPALAGACALAALLALAAPLERRRLRRAALALNGFLLVAAVTLPFSVAGAPLWQLGGWSASAEGVQRAAVVVLTGNTLMLLFAALVAPVEPATLAHALLHLKVPDKLVRLLMFALRYVGVLHETRLRLARAMRARGHRPRLDRHTLRSAGYLVAALVGHSVERARRIEMAMRCRGWQGKFPVLHHFRAGWRDAAFAAGFAAALALLEWGAP; this is translated from the coding sequence ATGAGCAGGGCCGCCGCCTTCCTGCACCGCCTGGACCCGCGCGTGCGGCTGCTGGCGCTGCTCGCCGCGAGCCTGTGGACCGCGCGTGCGCCCGGCGTGCCCGCGCTGGCCGGGGCCTGCGCGCTCGCCGCGCTGCTGGCGCTGGCGGCGCCGCTGGAGCGGCGCCGGCTGCGGCGCGCCGCGCTGGCGCTCAACGGCTTCCTGCTGGTGGCTGCCGTCACGCTGCCGTTCAGCGTGGCCGGCGCGCCGCTGTGGCAGCTCGGCGGCTGGAGCGCCAGCGCCGAGGGCGTGCAGCGCGCCGCCGTCGTGGTGCTGACCGGCAACACCCTGATGCTGCTGTTCGCCGCGCTGGTCGCGCCGGTCGAGCCGGCCACGCTCGCGCACGCGCTGCTGCACCTGAAGGTGCCGGACAAGCTGGTGCGCCTGCTGATGTTCGCGCTGCGCTACGTCGGCGTGCTGCACGAGACGCGCCTGCGCCTGGCGCGCGCGATGCGCGCGCGCGGCCACCGGCCCCGGCTGGACCGCCACACGCTGCGCAGCGCGGGCTACCTGGTCGCCGCGCTGGTGGGCCACAGCGTCGAGCGCGCGCGGCGCATCGAGATGGCGATGCGCTGCCGCGGCTGGCAGGGGAAGTTCCCGGTGCTGCACCACTTCCGCGCCGGCTGGCGCGATGCCGCGTTCGCGGCCGGCTTCGCCGCGGCGCTCGCGCTGCTGGAGTGGGGCGCGCCATGA
- the cbiM gene encoding cobalt transporter CbiM — MHLAEGVLTLPVLGGGALLAAAGVAVGLRRLPDERIPLAGLLCAMFFVASLIHLPVGAGSVHLVLNGLCGVLLGWAAVPVILVALLMQSLFFGYGGLTTLGVNTVVMAAPALACALLYRLGGEPAGVRAAAWRGALCGALAIALGTALMALALWLAGGRAFLPLIGTVIVAHLPVMAVEAAVTAAIVSSLARSRPALLRAGLAG; from the coding sequence ATGCATCTGGCCGAAGGTGTGCTGACCCTGCCCGTGCTCGGCGGCGGCGCGCTGCTGGCGGCCGCGGGCGTGGCCGTGGGCCTGCGCCGGCTGCCCGACGAGCGCATCCCGCTGGCGGGCCTGCTGTGCGCGATGTTCTTCGTGGCCTCGCTGATCCACCTGCCGGTGGGCGCGGGCAGCGTGCACCTGGTGCTCAACGGCCTGTGCGGCGTGCTGCTGGGCTGGGCGGCGGTGCCGGTGATCCTGGTCGCGCTGCTGATGCAGTCGCTGTTCTTCGGCTACGGCGGGCTCACGACGCTGGGCGTCAACACCGTCGTGATGGCCGCCCCGGCGCTGGCCTGCGCGCTGCTGTACCGGCTCGGCGGCGAGCCGGCCGGCGTGCGCGCGGCGGCCTGGCGCGGCGCGCTGTGCGGCGCGCTGGCGATCGCGCTGGGCACGGCCCTGATGGCGCTGGCGCTGTGGCTGGCCGGCGGCCGCGCGTTCCTGCCGCTGATCGGCACCGTGATCGTCGCGCACCTGCCGGTGATGGCGGTGGAAGCCGCGGTGACCGCGGCCATCGTCTCGTCGCTGGCGCGCTCGCGGCCGGCGCTGCTGCGCGCGGGCCTGGCCGGATGA
- a CDS encoding carboxypeptidase-like regulatory domain-containing protein, producing the protein MIPALARTLLPLLAAALLPAAAWAHALRLTATAADGRIHGHLFYSDETPATGEWVELQTREGTTVQRVRSDATGRFVFAGVGAGDWRLVAEGEEGHRVESALAVAAATAPAAAPPELAALREELRALREEVQRYEQRVRLGEVLGGLGLIAGLAGVAAWWRAQAARRDGREGA; encoded by the coding sequence GTGATCCCCGCGCTGGCCCGGACCCTGCTGCCGCTGCTGGCCGCCGCGCTGCTGCCGGCCGCCGCCTGGGCGCACGCGCTGCGCCTGACCGCGACCGCCGCGGACGGCCGCATCCACGGCCACCTGTTCTATTCCGACGAGACGCCCGCCACCGGCGAGTGGGTCGAGCTGCAGACGCGCGAGGGCACCACGGTGCAGCGGGTGCGCAGCGACGCCACCGGCCGCTTCGTGTTTGCCGGGGTGGGCGCCGGCGACTGGCGGCTGGTCGCCGAAGGCGAGGAAGGCCACCGCGTCGAGTCGGCACTCGCGGTCGCCGCGGCCACCGCCCCCGCGGCGGCCCCGCCCGAACTCGCCGCCTTGCGCGAGGAGCTGCGCGCGCTGCGCGAGGAGGTGCAGCGCTACGAGCAGCGCGTGCGCCTGGGCGAGGTGCTGGGTGGCCTGGGCCTGATCGCCGGGCTGGCCGGCGTGGCCGCCTGGTGGCGCGCGCAGGCGGCGCGCCGCGACGGACGCGAAGGAGCCTGA
- a CDS encoding DUF4198 domain-containing protein: protein MRRLPLPLPLALLLCAAPAWAHDAWIELQGPPHAVVFGHDGQGEPYDVSKVRQVRAWNAAGQALAVRTRAGAQGVQVEAEGGPAALWAVEFDNGFWVRQDGKSRNVPRTAVQGPVESSSRALKFGKTVLAWGEQVAKPVGQRLEIVPLATRAPAAGQALPVQVLFEGRPLPGAKVVVEGDRPHDGPAATTDAQGRATVTLRRGVQLVTVGHSVPYPGPEAERDNLAANLRLSTP, encoded by the coding sequence ATGAGACGCCTGCCCCTGCCCCTGCCCCTGGCCCTGCTGCTGTGCGCGGCCCCGGCCTGGGCCCACGACGCCTGGATCGAGCTGCAAGGCCCGCCGCACGCCGTGGTGTTCGGCCACGACGGCCAGGGCGAACCCTATGACGTGAGCAAGGTGCGCCAGGTGCGCGCATGGAACGCCGCCGGCCAGGCGCTGGCGGTGCGCACCCGCGCCGGCGCGCAGGGCGTGCAGGTCGAGGCCGAGGGCGGCCCCGCCGCGCTGTGGGCGGTGGAGTTCGACAACGGCTTCTGGGTGCGCCAGGACGGCAAGTCGCGCAACGTGCCGCGCACCGCGGTGCAGGGGCCGGTCGAGTCCTCGTCGCGGGCGCTGAAGTTCGGCAAGACGGTGCTGGCCTGGGGCGAGCAGGTCGCGAAACCCGTCGGCCAGCGGCTGGAGATCGTGCCGCTGGCGACCCGCGCCCCGGCGGCCGGGCAGGCGCTGCCGGTGCAGGTGCTGTTCGAGGGCCGGCCGCTGCCGGGCGCCAAGGTGGTCGTCGAAGGCGACCGCCCCCACGATGGCCCGGCGGCGACCACCGACGCGCAGGGCCGTGCCACGGTGACGCTGCGGCGCGGCGTGCAGCTGGTGACGGTGGGCCACAGCGTGCCCTACCCCGGCCCCGAGGCCGAGCGCGACAACCTGGCCGCGAACCTGCGCCTGAGCACCCCGTGA
- a CDS encoding MFS transporter has protein sequence MTAAERRASLWLAGVFGLRMLGLFLILPVFALHARGMPGGEQTGLVGLAIGIYGLTQAVLQIPFGAASDRLGRRPVIVAGLLVFALGSFVAALADHLWLVVAGRALQGAGAISAAVTALIADHTRDEVRTRAMAMVGGSIGLSFALSLALAPWLYTHIGMGGLFTLTGLLALGAIAVVTRGLPPVPAAAQPQPGARPPWSRVLADTELQRLCGGIFVLHMAQMAMFVVVPVALAEHVGLPVQQHGWVYLAVVLVSFVLMVPVMLWSERRGRVRAVFLGAIALLALTEAALGYGWTRPAWLIGALLAFFVGYNLLEATLPSLVSRVTSPATKGLALGVFNTCQSLGLFAGGALGGQIAAHWGPAAVFQACAVMMLAWLVLAWPMRPPARRTATAPSA, from the coding sequence ATGACCGCCGCCGAGCGCCGCGCAAGCCTCTGGCTGGCGGGCGTGTTCGGTCTGCGCATGCTCGGGCTGTTCCTGATCCTGCCGGTGTTCGCGCTGCACGCCCGCGGCATGCCCGGCGGCGAGCAGACCGGGCTGGTGGGCCTGGCCATCGGCATCTACGGGCTGACCCAGGCGGTGCTGCAGATCCCCTTCGGCGCGGCGTCCGACCGGCTGGGCCGGCGGCCGGTGATCGTCGCTGGGCTGCTGGTGTTCGCGCTCGGTTCCTTCGTCGCGGCGCTGGCCGACCACCTGTGGCTGGTCGTGGCCGGCCGCGCGCTGCAGGGCGCCGGGGCGATCTCGGCGGCCGTGACCGCGCTGATCGCCGACCACACCCGCGACGAGGTGCGCACCCGCGCGATGGCGATGGTGGGCGGCTCGATCGGGCTGTCGTTCGCGCTGTCGCTGGCGCTCGCGCCCTGGCTGTACACGCACATCGGCATGGGCGGGCTGTTCACGCTGACCGGGCTGCTGGCGCTGGGCGCGATCGCGGTGGTCACGCGCGGGCTGCCGCCGGTGCCCGCCGCCGCGCAGCCGCAACCGGGCGCGCGCCCGCCGTGGTCGCGCGTGCTGGCCGACACCGAGCTGCAGCGCCTGTGCGGCGGCATCTTCGTGCTGCACATGGCGCAGATGGCGATGTTCGTGGTCGTGCCGGTGGCGCTGGCCGAGCATGTCGGCCTGCCGGTGCAGCAGCACGGCTGGGTGTACCTGGCGGTGGTGCTGGTGTCTTTCGTGCTGATGGTGCCGGTGATGCTGTGGAGCGAGCGGCGCGGCCGCGTGCGCGCGGTGTTCCTCGGCGCGATCGCGCTGCTGGCCCTGACCGAGGCCGCGCTGGGCTACGGCTGGACCCGGCCCGCCTGGCTGATCGGCGCGCTGCTGGCCTTCTTCGTCGGCTACAACCTGCTGGAAGCAACCCTGCCCTCGCTGGTCTCGCGCGTCACTTCGCCCGCCACCAAGGGGCTGGCACTGGGGGTGTTCAACACCTGCCAGTCGCTGGGCCTGTTCGCCGGCGGTGCGCTGGGCGGCCAGATCGCCGCGCACTGGGGGCCGGCCGCGGTGTTCCAGGCCTGCGCGGTGATGATGCTGGCCTGGCTGGTGCTGGCCTGGCCGATGCGCCCGCCGGCGCGGCGCACCGCCACCGCCCCGAGCGCCTGA